In Rhodomicrobium lacus, the following proteins share a genomic window:
- the thpR gene encoding RNA 2',3'-cyclic phosphodiesterase — protein sequence MPRLFTGLELPHDVVGYLSGLRAGLSGASWIDAENYHITLRFAGDITDAQANDFADALADIRFESFDIAVSGLGSFGGNKPRSLWAGVKASPMLETLQKAHERAARAAGLPPEPRNFTPHVTLARLRNVSPFAAADYLARHGGFTCEPFTVSRFVLFSSRPNQGGGPYIVEEAYSAWDALFAEEEDVIAHPYGHLFPTTQSR from the coding sequence ATGCCTAGACTCTTCACCGGACTCGAATTGCCTCACGATGTGGTCGGATACCTTTCCGGTCTCAGGGCTGGGCTATCCGGCGCGAGCTGGATCGACGCGGAGAATTATCACATCACGCTGCGTTTCGCGGGCGACATCACCGACGCGCAGGCGAACGACTTTGCGGACGCGCTGGCGGACATCCGTTTCGAAAGCTTCGACATCGCGGTTTCCGGCCTCGGGAGCTTTGGCGGAAACAAGCCACGCTCGCTTTGGGCAGGTGTGAAAGCGTCGCCGATGCTGGAGACGCTGCAAAAGGCGCACGAGCGGGCGGCGCGCGCGGCGGGCCTGCCGCCGGAGCCCCGCAATTTCACCCCGCATGTGACGCTCGCGCGGCTTCGCAATGTGAGCCCCTTCGCCGCCGCCGACTATCTCGCGCGCCACGGCGGCTTCACCTGCGAACCGTTCACGGTGAGCCGGTTCGTGCTGTTCTCGTCGCGGCCCAATCAGGGCGGCGGCCCGTATATCGTGGAGGAGGCCTACTCGGCTTGGGATGCACTTTTCGCGGAGGAGGAAGACGTGATCGCGCATCCTTACGGCCACCTCTTCCCGACTACGCAATCGCGCTGA
- a CDS encoding alpha/beta hydrolase gives MTLELVRLPAAAPEKPVRLLFVHGICTGAWVWRQSFLPYFASLGYDASALSLRGHGESKGRESVRSLSLGDFANDVEWAVNEIGGPVVVVGHSLGGGVVQNYIRRGGRAAGVVLMCAAPPHGLMRASAELFIRNPALFRELQRVLERGIRNANLDIIEDGLFAEPPSPQLRRLFFERMDDIAETASRQLYGFTSFAPLPWSMPKLMVLGCEKDEFVPPADVRLTAIYYGARSVIVKGGGHAIMMDSNWRDAAEPIAGWLDREFGGGA, from the coding sequence ATGACACTCGAACTCGTTCGCCTGCCCGCTGCCGCGCCCGAAAAGCCGGTACGGCTTCTGTTCGTCCACGGCATCTGCACCGGCGCATGGGTATGGCGGCAAAGCTTCCTGCCCTATTTCGCAAGCCTCGGCTATGACGCGTCGGCGCTCTCGCTCCGCGGACACGGCGAGAGCAAAGGTCGCGAGAGCGTGCGCAGCCTGAGCCTCGGCGATTTCGCCAACGATGTTGAGTGGGCCGTAAACGAGATCGGCGGCCCGGTCGTCGTCGTGGGGCACTCGCTCGGCGGCGGCGTCGTGCAGAATTACATCAGGCGCGGCGGGCGCGCGGCGGGCGTGGTGCTGATGTGCGCCGCGCCGCCGCACGGGCTGATGCGCGCGTCGGCGGAACTCTTCATCCGCAATCCGGCGCTCTTTCGTGAGTTGCAGCGCGTGCTCGAACGCGGCATCCGCAACGCCAACCTCGACATCATCGAGGACGGCCTGTTCGCGGAACCGCCATCGCCCCAGCTCCGCCGCCTCTTCTTCGAGCGCATGGACGATATCGCCGAGACCGCGAGCCGCCAGCTTTACGGGTTCACATCCTTCGCGCCGCTGCCGTGGAGCATGCCGAAGCTGATGGTGCTCGGCTGCGAAAAGGACGAGTTCGTGCCGCCCGCCGATGTGCGTCTTACCGCGATCTATTACGGCGCGCGGTCGGTGATCGTGAAGGGCGGAGGCCACGCCATCATGATGGATTCGAACTGGCGCGATGCGGCGGAGCCGATCGCCGGCTGGCTCGATCGGGAATTCGGCGGCGGCGCTTGA
- the thiL gene encoding thiamine-phosphate kinase yields MRRLGENALIAEVLSPLATHPGAFGLSDDAAHLSALPSSGLVITTDALVAGVHFFENDHPGDAAYKAVAVNVSDLAAKAAKPFAYLLTLALPAAPTEDWARAFADGLARTQSAFGISLIGGDTVTARGPWWLSVTALGEAPARPLLRGGGKPGDVLYVTGTLGDAALGLKLRIGLADLVGVLSAAETDHLARRYLYPEPRLSASAALVAHASASMDISDGLALDLTRLCAASGVTATVDTSALPLSGAARAAVTACPALLETILTGGDDYEILAAVPPDSSASGLGPEARSLTFEAAARASGCPVSRIGALAEGAAAPSFLGQSGEPLILSAKGFEHFSL; encoded by the coding sequence ATGCGCAGACTCGGTGAAAACGCTCTCATTGCTGAGGTTCTGTCTCCGCTCGCAACCCACCCCGGCGCGTTCGGCCTGTCCGATGACGCGGCGCATTTGTCGGCACTGCCATCGAGCGGGCTTGTGATAACGACCGACGCGCTTGTCGCAGGCGTGCATTTCTTCGAGAACGACCATCCGGGCGATGCGGCTTACAAGGCCGTCGCGGTGAATGTGTCGGACCTCGCGGCCAAGGCGGCAAAGCCCTTCGCCTATCTCCTGACCCTTGCCCTTCCAGCCGCGCCGACCGAAGATTGGGCGCGCGCTTTCGCGGACGGCCTCGCCCGCACGCAGTCGGCGTTCGGCATAAGCCTTATCGGCGGGGATACGGTAACAGCCAGGGGCCCGTGGTGGCTTTCTGTGACGGCACTTGGCGAGGCGCCCGCGCGCCCGCTTCTGCGCGGCGGCGGCAAGCCCGGCGATGTGCTCTATGTCACCGGCACGCTCGGCGACGCGGCGCTCGGCCTGAAACTGCGGATTGGCCTTGCCGACCTCGTCGGCGTGCTTTCGGCGGCTGAGACGGACCATCTGGCGCGCCGCTATCTTTATCCCGAACCGCGCCTGTCGGCGAGCGCCGCGCTTGTCGCGCACGCTTCGGCATCGATGGACATATCGGACGGGCTCGCACTCGACCTCACGCGGCTTTGCGCAGCTTCGGGCGTGACCGCGACAGTCGACACCTCTGCGCTGCCGCTTTCTGGAGCTGCGCGCGCGGCCGTCACCGCCTGCCCTGCCCTCCTCGAAACGATCCTCACGGGCGGAGACGATTACGAGATCCTTGCCGCCGTGCCGCCGGACAGCAGCGCATCTGGTTTGGGACCAGAGGCTCGCTCGCTCACCTTCGAAGCCGCCGCCCGTGCCAGTGGCTGCCCCGTCTCGCGCATCGGAGCACTCGCGGAAGGCGCGGCGGCCCCGTCCTTCCTCGGCCAGTCCGGCGAGCCGCTCATCCTTTCGGCCAAAGGCTTCGAACATTTCTCACTTTGA
- the nusB gene encoding transcription antitermination factor NusB encodes MDLEDGHEAGPVADLPEGQPRTRARLAAVQALYQMEMTQRDLSLVLQEFLGRRFETVEIYAGADRQFFRDVVEGVARGQAKIDPEIAGHLASGWKLSRIDSILRAILRLGVYELTERADVPARAAINEYVEIAKDFFGGEEPGVVNGVLDRVARTRRPGEFGRKSAGKSGPAKR; translated from the coding sequence ATGGACTTGGAAGACGGTCACGAAGCAGGCCCGGTAGCGGACCTGCCCGAAGGACAGCCTCGAACGCGCGCGAGACTCGCCGCCGTGCAGGCGCTCTATCAGATGGAAATGACGCAGCGCGACCTTAGCCTCGTGCTTCAGGAGTTTCTCGGCCGCCGTTTCGAGACAGTGGAGATCTATGCGGGCGCGGATCGCCAATTCTTCCGCGATGTGGTCGAGGGCGTCGCGCGGGGGCAAGCGAAAATCGATCCCGAGATTGCGGGCCATCTGGCGTCGGGCTGGAAACTCTCGCGCATCGACAGCATCCTGCGGGCTATCCTGCGGCTTGGCGTTTACGAACTCACCGAGCGCGCCGACGTGCCCGCGCGCGCCGCCATCAACGAATATGTGGAGATCGCCAAGGATTTCTTCGGCGGCGAGGAACCCGGCGTGGTGAACGGCGTTCTCGACCGCGTGGCGCGGACAAGGCGTCCCGGCGAATTCGGCCGCAAGTCGGCCGGCAAGAGCGGTCCGGCGAAGAGATGA
- the ribH gene encoding 6,7-dimethyl-8-ribityllumazine synthase codes for MTKPIHILIIEGRYYNHIADALLEGATRALDEAGATWELKTVPGALEIPQVLALAKDADLFDEGGDRPFHGYVALGCVIRGETSHYDIVANESAHQLLSLSIRHGIPFGNAILTVENEAQALARADVSRKNKGREAVLACLEVLRLKRSFRQLA; via the coding sequence ATGACAAAGCCCATTCATATCCTCATCATCGAAGGCCGCTATTACAACCATATCGCGGATGCGCTGCTCGAAGGCGCGACGCGCGCGCTCGACGAGGCGGGCGCGACCTGGGAATTGAAGACGGTTCCCGGCGCGCTCGAAATCCCGCAGGTTCTGGCCCTCGCCAAGGACGCCGACCTGTTCGATGAGGGCGGCGACCGTCCTTTTCATGGTTATGTGGCGCTCGGATGCGTGATCCGGGGCGAAACATCGCATTACGACATCGTTGCAAACGAATCGGCTCACCAGCTTCTATCCCTCTCGATCCGGCACGGCATTCCGTTCGGCAACGCGATCCTGACCGTCGAGAACGAGGCGCAGGCGCTGGCAAGGGCTGACGTCAGCCGCAAGAACAAGGGCCGCGAGGCCGTTCTGGCGTGTCTTGAGGTGCTCCGCCTCAAGCGGTCGTTTCGCCAGTTGGCGTGA
- the ribB gene encoding 3,4-dihydroxy-2-butanone-4-phosphate synthase, translating to MKPDQLRVLDPAAIRGQLASIEEILEDARQGRMFILVDAEDRENEGDLVIPAQMATPDAINFMARFGRGLICLAITPERADVLHLEHMARSNRSRNRTAFTVSIEAKEGITTGISAFDRAHTVSVAINPEKDFQDIVSPGHVFPLIAQEGGVLVRAGHTEAAVDLARLAGLIPAGVICEVMNDDGTMARMPDLLAFAQRHGLKIGTIADLIAYRRRTESFVKLVDERNITSPYGGAFKLRVYVNEVDNTEHLALIKGDVSGPEPVLVRMHAVNILEDLFGIGRGDDNRRSLVERAMRRIGQEERGVVVVIRDVREGTIRSRLSSIAAIAEGKAPENRLVDYGIGAQILLDLGVRNMVLLSNSPTPKVVGLEGYGLNIIARRPIEDQ from the coding sequence ATGAAACCCGACCAGTTGCGCGTTCTCGATCCCGCCGCCATCCGCGGACAGCTCGCCTCGATAGAGGAAATCCTCGAAGATGCGCGGCAGGGGCGCATGTTCATCCTCGTCGACGCCGAGGACCGCGAGAACGAGGGCGATCTCGTCATCCCCGCGCAGATGGCGACGCCCGATGCCATCAATTTCATGGCACGCTTCGGGCGCGGGCTTATCTGCCTCGCGATCACGCCGGAACGCGCGGACGTGCTGCACCTTGAGCACATGGCGCGCTCGAACCGCTCGCGCAACCGGACCGCGTTCACCGTTTCCATCGAGGCGAAGGAAGGCATCACCACCGGCATCTCGGCCTTCGACCGCGCTCATACCGTCTCCGTCGCCATCAATCCCGAGAAGGATTTTCAGGACATCGTCAGTCCGGGCCACGTCTTCCCGCTCATCGCGCAGGAAGGCGGCGTGCTGGTCCGCGCGGGCCACACAGAAGCCGCCGTCGATCTCGCGCGGCTTGCGGGGCTTATCCCGGCGGGTGTCATCTGCGAGGTGATGAACGACGACGGCACCATGGCCCGCATGCCGGACCTGCTCGCCTTTGCGCAGCGGCACGGCCTCAAGATCGGGACCATTGCCGACCTCATCGCCTATCGCCGCCGCACCGAGAGCTTCGTGAAGCTCGTCGACGAGCGCAATATCACGAGCCCCTATGGTGGCGCGTTCAAGCTCCGCGTCTATGTGAACGAGGTCGACAACACCGAGCACCTTGCGCTCATCAAGGGCGACGTGTCCGGACCCGAGCCGGTGCTGGTGCGCATGCACGCGGTCAACATTCTCGAAGATCTGTTCGGCATCGGCAGAGGCGACGACAACCGCCGCTCGCTCGTCGAGCGCGCGATGCGCCGCATCGGTCAGGAAGAACGCGGCGTGGTCGTCGTCATCCGCGACGTGCGCGAAGGCACGATCCGTTCGCGTCTGTCGAGCATCGCCGCCATAGCCGAGGGCAAGGCGCCCGAGAACCGGCTCGTCGATTATGGCATCGGCGCTCAGATCCTGCTTGATCTCGGCGTCCGGAACATGGTCCTTCTTTCGAACTCGCCGACGCCGAAAGTCGTCGGTCTCGAAGGCTACGGCCTCAACATCATCGCGCGACGCCCCATCGAAGACCAATGA
- a CDS encoding riboflavin synthase: protein MFTGIITAQGTVLEADSGRFAISCPWEASGIAHGASIACDGCCLTVTGVESFGGGSIFRIDVSNETLSKTTLGGWARGRRINLERSLRFGDEMGGHLVSGHVDGVARIESITPEGFSKIFAIRAPEELAKFIAPKGSVALDGVSLTINDVSGSLFTINLIPTTLEVTVFGEKQPGDAINMEVDLIARYVGRLLGQQAENS from the coding sequence ATGTTTACCGGGATCATCACCGCACAAGGGACCGTCCTTGAGGCCGATAGCGGCCGTTTCGCCATATCCTGTCCGTGGGAGGCGTCGGGCATCGCGCATGGCGCCTCGATCGCCTGCGACGGCTGCTGCCTCACGGTAACCGGCGTCGAATCGTTCGGCGGAGGCTCGATCTTTCGTATCGACGTCTCGAACGAGACGTTGTCCAAGACCACGCTTGGCGGATGGGCCAGGGGGCGCAGGATCAATCTCGAACGCTCGCTTCGCTTCGGCGATGAAATGGGCGGCCATCTCGTTTCGGGCCATGTCGACGGCGTGGCCCGCATCGAGAGCATCACGCCGGAGGGCTTTTCGAAGATCTTCGCCATACGCGCACCGGAAGAACTCGCGAAATTCATCGCGCCCAAGGGGTCTGTCGCTCTCGACGGCGTGTCGCTCACCATCAATGACGTGAGCGGCTCGCTTTTCACCATCAACCTTATTCCAACCACACTCGAAGTCACCGTATTCGGTGAGAAGCAGCCGGGCGACGCCATCAACATGGAAGTCGACCTCATCGCCCGCTACGTGGGGCGGCTGCTCGGACAACAGGCTGAAAACTCATGA
- the ribD gene encoding bifunctional diaminohydroxyphosphoribosylaminopyrimidine deaminase/5-amino-6-(5-phosphoribosylamino)uracil reductase RibD, whose protein sequence is MNEPAASFNATSVTASDEAPPLPLSSTVIEALCRRALFVARTNIGATSPNPSVGAVVADIATGEVIASAATARGGRPHAEVLALREAGERAKGALIVTTLEPCSHFGATPPCAHTIVDAGISHLIYGSLDPDMRVAGRGLTYVAQHGVRAIRGIAGFVRDCDWLNLGHSFRVTERRPFVQVKLAVDAEGFVPRGNGKPVFITGDVARAAAHLLRARADAILVGRKTVEADDPELTCRLPGLDDRSPVRVVLASRCNVPPAAKLFANERPPVWIVCGDSSEGAAFFGRAGVRVLDIGASLAGRLNLRLAMMRLAAEGITRLLVEGGPSTARGFIDAGLADEVIIMHGARTLDPQAGMPPFGDRGLDLVAASPQFTLFDKRKAGTDTISIYRSTAHWQN, encoded by the coding sequence ATGAACGAGCCTGCCGCATCTTTCAACGCAACGTCGGTGACGGCGTCGGATGAAGCCCCGCCTCTCCCTCTTTCCTCGACCGTCATCGAGGCGCTTTGTCGTCGCGCTCTTTTCGTCGCCAGGACCAATATCGGCGCGACCTCGCCGAACCCGAGCGTCGGCGCCGTCGTGGCCGACATCGCCACCGGCGAGGTCATCGCCAGCGCGGCAACCGCGCGTGGAGGCCGTCCGCATGCCGAGGTTCTCGCTCTTCGCGAAGCGGGCGAGCGGGCGAAAGGCGCGCTGATCGTCACCACTCTCGAACCGTGCAGCCATTTCGGCGCGACCCCGCCTTGCGCGCATACGATCGTGGATGCGGGCATTTCGCATCTGATCTACGGCTCGCTCGATCCCGACATGCGCGTCGCGGGCCGGGGGCTGACCTACGTGGCGCAGCATGGCGTTCGCGCGATACGCGGCATCGCCGGTTTCGTGCGCGATTGCGACTGGCTGAACCTCGGCCATTCCTTCCGCGTCACCGAACGGCGCCCTTTCGTACAGGTGAAGCTCGCGGTCGATGCAGAGGGCTTCGTTCCCCGCGGGAACGGCAAGCCCGTGTTCATAACCGGCGATGTGGCGCGCGCGGCGGCCCATCTCCTTCGCGCCCGCGCAGACGCCATCCTCGTCGGCCGCAAGACGGTCGAAGCGGACGACCCCGAACTTACCTGCCGCCTGCCGGGCCTCGACGACCGCTCGCCGGTTCGCGTGGTGCTGGCGTCGCGCTGCAATGTCCCTCCCGCGGCAAAACTCTTCGCCAATGAACGCCCGCCGGTGTGGATCGTCTGCGGCGACTCATCGGAGGGCGCGGCTTTCTTCGGGCGCGCCGGCGTGCGCGTTCTCGACATAGGCGCGTCGCTCGCCGGCCGCCTCAACCTCCGGCTCGCGATGATGCGGCTCGCCGCCGAAGGCATCACGCGCCTTCTCGTTGAGGGCGGCCCGTCCACCGCGCGCGGCTTCATCGACGCCGGGCTTGCCGACGAAGTCATCATCATGCACGGCGCCCGGACGCTCGATCCGCAGGCGGGCATGCCGCCTTTCGGCGACCGCGGCCTCGATCTCGTTGCCGCCTCGCCCCAATTCACCCTGTTCGACAAAAGAAAAGCGGGCACGGACACGATTTCCATTTATCGCTCAACCGCACACTGGCAGAATTGA
- the nrdR gene encoding transcriptional regulator NrdR: protein MRCPTCGALDTQVRDSRPSEDHTAIRRRRSCAECGARFTTFERVQLRELTIIKRSGRRAPFDREKLRRSIEIATRKRPIGEDRIEQFVSEVVRKLEISNESEIPSETVGRHVMEGLKALDGVAYVRYASVYRDFSEAKDFHRVLGELDSAAFARTADDK from the coding sequence ATGCGGTGCCCAACTTGCGGTGCGCTCGATACCCAGGTGCGCGACAGCCGCCCGTCAGAGGACCACACGGCGATCCGGCGGCGGCGCTCGTGCGCAGAGTGCGGGGCGCGCTTCACCACGTTCGAGCGCGTCCAGCTTCGTGAGTTGACGATCATCAAGCGGAGCGGGCGGCGCGCGCCGTTCGACCGCGAGAAGCTCAGGCGCTCGATCGAGATCGCGACCCGCAAGCGTCCCATCGGGGAGGATCGCATCGAACAGTTCGTGAGCGAAGTCGTGCGCAAACTCGAAATCTCGAATGAGTCGGAAATCCCCTCCGAAACAGTGGGCCGCCACGTCATGGAGGGACTGAAGGCGCTCGACGGCGTGGCCTACGTCCGTTACGCCAGCGTCTATCGCGACTTCAGCGAGGCGAAAGACTTCCACCGCGTGCTTGGCGAGCTTGACAGCGCAGCATTCGCGCGCACCGCGGACGACAAATGA
- the glyA gene encoding serine hydroxymethyltransferase — MSTASSAVASFFSAPLSDADPDIYKVLGRELERQRDEIELIASENYVSRAVIEAAGSVLTNKYAEGYPGKRYYGGCQEVDVAEELAIARAKQLFGCDFANVQPHSGSQANQGVFLAVLKPGDTILGMGIDMGGHLTHGAAPNQSGKWFNAVHYGVRREDGYIDYEQVERLAKEHKPKLIIAGGSAYARQFDFKRFREIADEVGALLLVDMAHFAGLVAGGQHPSPFPHAHFATTTTHKTLRGPRGAIILTNDGDLAKKVNSAIFPGLQGGPLMHIIAAKAVAFGEALKPEFQQYAKAVVDNAKALGVALKEGGVDLVSGGTDNHLLLVDLRPKGLTGKAVEAALGHAHITVNKNGVPYDPEKPTITSGIRVGSPAGTTRGFGVAEFTQIGGLIVEVLEGLKAGGDAAAKAQEKVKAEALALCGRFPIYPGIKA, encoded by the coding sequence ATGTCCACCGCATCTTCCGCCGTCGCATCGTTTTTTTCCGCGCCGCTTTCCGACGCCGATCCCGACATCTATAAAGTGCTCGGCCGCGAGCTTGAACGCCAGCGCGATGAAATCGAGCTGATCGCGTCCGAGAACTATGTATCGCGCGCCGTGATCGAGGCGGCGGGCTCGGTTCTTACCAACAAATATGCGGAAGGCTATCCGGGCAAGCGTTACTATGGCGGCTGTCAGGAAGTCGACGTCGCCGAGGAACTGGCCATTGCCCGCGCCAAGCAGCTTTTCGGCTGCGATTTCGCGAATGTGCAGCCGCATTCCGGCAGCCAGGCCAATCAGGGTGTGTTTCTCGCGGTCCTGAAACCCGGCGACACCATCCTCGGCATGGGCATCGACATGGGCGGCCACCTTACCCACGGCGCAGCCCCGAACCAGTCGGGCAAATGGTTCAACGCCGTTCATTATGGCGTCCGCCGCGAAGACGGTTATATCGACTACGAGCAGGTCGAGCGGCTTGCGAAGGAGCACAAGCCGAAGCTGATCATCGCGGGCGGCTCCGCCTATGCACGTCAGTTCGATTTCAAGCGCTTCCGCGAGATCGCGGACGAAGTGGGCGCGCTGCTGCTCGTCGACATGGCGCATTTCGCGGGATTGGTCGCGGGCGGCCAGCATCCGAGCCCGTTCCCGCACGCGCATTTCGCCACGACGACAACGCACAAGACGCTTCGGGGCCCACGCGGCGCCATCATCCTGACGAATGACGGCGACCTCGCAAAGAAGGTCAATTCGGCGATCTTCCCCGGCCTTCAGGGCGGCCCGCTGATGCATATCATCGCCGCGAAGGCCGTGGCTTTCGGCGAAGCCCTGAAGCCCGAATTCCAGCAATATGCCAAGGCCGTGGTGGATAACGCGAAGGCGCTCGGCGTGGCGCTCAAGGAAGGCGGCGTCGATCTCGTCTCCGGCGGCACCGACAATCACCTGCTGCTCGTCGACCTGCGTCCCAAGGGCCTCACCGGCAAGGCCGTGGAAGCCGCCCTTGGTCATGCTCATATCACGGTCAACAAGAACGGCGTGCCCTACGATCCCGAGAAGCCGACCATTACCTCGGGCATTCGCGTCGGATCGCCTGCGGGCACCACGCGCGGCTTCGGCGTCGCCGAGTTTACGCAAATCGGTGGCCTGATCGTAGAGGTGCTGGAGGGCCTGAAGGCTGGCGGAGACGCCGCCGCGAAGGCGCAGGAAAAGGTCAAGGCCGAGGCGCTGGCGCTGTGCGGGCGCTTCCCGATCTATCCGGGCATCAAGGCGTAA
- a CDS encoding septal ring lytic transglycosylase RlpA family protein: MNNVKRIRAVVLMAAMSFASQQAFAECGIASTYSEGSRTANGEAYNHMGISAAHKTLPFGSRVVVRNQRTGRSITVRINDRGPYVGGRIIDLSTGAKNALGMDGLAPVCLEVVSYGSSRTVKSAELREPIKMVRSNETTRTVRVRNTRYAKAGGKARYAKSGKRSRHAGSSRRRLASR; the protein is encoded by the coding sequence ATGAACAACGTGAAGCGTATCCGTGCGGTTGTCCTGATGGCTGCGATGTCTTTTGCCAGCCAGCAAGCGTTTGCCGAGTGCGGCATTGCCTCCACCTACTCGGAGGGCTCGCGCACCGCGAACGGGGAAGCCTACAATCACATGGGCATTTCCGCAGCTCACAAGACCCTGCCGTTCGGCTCTCGTGTCGTGGTCCGCAATCAGCGGACCGGGCGCAGCATTACCGTCCGGATCAACGACCGCGGTCCATACGTGGGCGGGCGCATCATCGATCTGTCCACCGGCGCGAAGAACGCGCTCGGCATGGATGGTCTCGCGCCGGTCTGCCTCGAAGTCGTGAGCTATGGCAGCAGCCGCACCGTGAAAAGCGCGGAACTGCGCGAGCCGATCAAAATGGTCCGGTCGAACGAGACAACCCGCACCGTGCGGGTTCGCAACACCCGTTACGCCAAGGCGGGCGGCAAGGCGCGTTACGCGAAGTCTGGCAAGCGGTCGCGCCACGCTGGCAGCAGTCGGCGCAGGTTGGCGTCCCGCTAG